In Xiphophorus hellerii strain 12219 chromosome 8, Xiphophorus_hellerii-4.1, whole genome shotgun sequence, the genomic window cagcagaaacaaaaatggaggagTAGGCTTATCGATGCACGCATACTCACAAAGACTAAACATCTCGAGAGCTATGTAAAACGTTACAGTTATCTTGGCTATAGTTTGTGACAGCAGTCGTAGGTTTGAGTTTTACTGGAGCGAAGCCAAATTTCGCAGCTTCACTTGGCCCTCAGAGGCCACCGTACACATGTTCCCATCGAACAGCTTTTCcctcagatttaaatattttagcagGTTAGTCCACAGGGAGGTACACacgatttttttccccatttccaCAGTGAGTGCCACACTTGTTCTAAGTAAAGAAATCTCCTCGTGCACTTTTAGCTGCCTCCTCattcatttctgcttctttcaCATCATCATCCCCACTTCCggcacaaaataaaaccataccACTGGGAGTGGTAAGTGCAACAAGTTGTTTTGGCAATCTGGAGTTTCTGGGCTGATGCTATAGCTCGCTGTGGCGCACAGGAGGCTCCAGTTTGTGCGACAAAGCTGTGAGAACTTTGTCGAACTTCTCGTAGCGCTCTGACTGGTTGCCCTCGGACCCACGGCTGCCCCACAGCAGACGCATCTGAAACTCAGTCTGGAAGACCTCGTGTATCTCGGCTCGCTCCTGGAGTCCTGAAAAGGAGAAGTGATAAGGGTATTCAATAAAGATTTCATTGTAACTATGGtatttaaagagaaacagaGCTAAACAGAAAGATACTCTTGATTGTTCTGTACAATAATCAAAGTTCTGCATCAAAAGAAGCAGGGAAAGAACAACCATAGGGAGAACAAACAAGGGAATTGATGCAGCTTTTTTAGTGAAAGTGCTCTGGGGAAGGACACCATTAAAATCTCCTTGTTGAGATGGTCACATAGGTTAATAATCTTTATAAATACAGAGGAAACATCTCAATTCTAATTTGTTTAAGGCCtaatttaataagaaaaattgcaaaaatttgaaaaagaagcCTTGATAGTTTGACATGCTTGATTAGGACAGAGGAAGTAATACATTTTCCTGTtatcttacagatttcttctgtttatgctttttttgtcacatctaaatattttagttcaaacaaaatttaacaccaaatatatccagagtaaatacaaaaaggcaGTTTTCCAatggagatttaatttattaaattgaaaaaacacCCAAAGCCAGCCTTGTCGAATCACAATATCTCCATCACATTTAAGTCTAGACTTTGATAAAACCACTTGAAAATCTCGATTTTGCGTTCATGAGCAATTCAAAAACTTGCTCTGTATTATTGTTCTGTTATGACCTAAAACATCTAGAGCCTAAAGCCATGAACTAGCGGTCAGACTTTCTTGGTTTTAGAGATAAATGAGATATAGTCTGACAAATATAAGATGGCTCATTGGGTTCTTTTTGCTCAGATGTGGTTTTCCCCTTTAAACACATGGAAGCGATTTTTGCCCAGTTTCTCTCTTGTTGTTGAATCACAAACACTGATTGATACCAGTGAGACCTGCTGTGTTTTAGATGTTATTCTGCACTCTTGTATGACCTCGGAAATGAGTCATTTATAGGCTCAATGAGCTTGAtaaacaaaatcaacattttaaaattgtattttatgtttatttgcattaattCTGTCTGATATAAAACTGATGATCTGAACAAAGTGTGACAGTAAAAAGATAAGTGTACATTTGATGAAAGAATGAGATGATACTCcaataaaagattaatatactttaagtaatatttcacatttttacaagagaTGCCACTAATTACAAAAAATGCTGTCACTGAATTTGGATGAAACCTGTTTTTTGTGTCAAGCTCCTGAAAGAACATTTAGATGTATTTAGATGCAACTGACAGTATTTAAATCAACTGAATTCACTTAAAGTCTAATTTGCAAAAGGTAATATAGAGCTTGTGATGTCACAGTAATAACTTATATGCTAGTAGTCTCCCACTTGTTAgatatatttcacaaaaatgtggCCAGTAAGGATAATTACCAACATGAATACTGACaatgataaaaataacaataaacttttaaagtcagaaccacctacaaaacaaaaatatttccaaacataGCAAGGGTTTAAAGTTAAACATGTTAATGATTGGATTCACCCTCACTGATAAAAGGGTCACGGTGATTGATTGGTGGTTATAATACAAACTGTAGGTGTTAGCTAAAAGCTATTGACAGGCTGTTCAATAAGGCAGTAATGGCATCAAACACGAATCCAAAAGCACATTATTTGGATCAATGAACCAAACATAGTCCCATATGCATGGGGTCGATACACCAGATCAGTGGTGAAGTGACCCAGCTTATTTACCTAAAGTGTTCAGAAAAATAAGCATCTAATTCACATAAAACCACAAGGCAGTTTCTAAGTTTTGACCACACAGTGATCATCACAGAGCTGCAATCAGTCTTCCTGAGGTTAACGTGGACGTCTCACCCTGCAGCCTGGTCTCAGCAGTTGTTTTGTAGATGTCCCCGTGATGTGCAATGGTACGTGCAGCCTCTAGGTGGTGCATGACCACGTCCACGCCGGCCTCGGAGCTTTCCCAGGGTTCGAGCACCTCCCCGACGGCAGCGCCTCTCTCCAGTAGAGACAGGACTGGGAGGATGTGGGGGAAGGAGGTGCTGGACATGACActggactctggaggaaaaaGACAGGGTTGGAGTTCagttgagaaaataaacatgagaTGATACTCATGTTAACTAACCAAACAGCTACTGGCTAGCAGCTCACCTTTGCCATCATTCATGTTTTTCAAGAATGGTTTGAGTTTCTTCTCGTACAGAATAGCGCCCTCTGTATGTCTCTGGCGTAAAGTCACCCATGTCTGTTCCAGGCGGGAAATCTGAAgcaaacaaatgacaaaaagaaatcaagacCATGCTGGACTTTCTGCCAAAATGAAATTCCTTGGTGTCCTCACTAGTGATGGTGATAGATGACTGACCTGTGGCATCTCCAGGGCTCTCATCACAGCCGCAAAACCAAACATGTTTCCCAGGTTACTTTTCAATTCTGCTGCTAACTGGATGGTCTTATGGAGCAGGGCCGCTCTCTCCTCTGTACTTCCTGTACAGCCAAGGAGGTCCACGGCCATCATGATAGACATGGTGTAgaacctgaaaaaataaaaataaggttCTAATGTAAAAAACAGAAGATTATGCCATGTTTCAAATACTTATacaacatttcaaaactttCAGTTTAACTTTCTGCacatgtaaagaaatgtatttgtacCTCTCCAGCAGGTCAAGTCTCAGCTGATGCCCATGTGGTAAAGTCAATAACTCCAACCCTGAGGACACTCCCATCATCCTTTGCATCTCTGTTGTTACACCTAATATTCTAGCAACCTGAACCAGAGATATAAATATACCGTAcatatattataatatttatgttttctgtcatgcCAGCTGCAGTGagcttgtttctgtttgcacCTATAATTACGCATGCAAGCTGGTGtcagtatttgtgtgtgtgtgtgcaaactGCTTGTATGTGTACACATACCTTGCAGTCGACGAGTGTGATGTGTTTAGCTGCGGTACTGGCATCGACTTCACCCAGCAGCTCTTTGACTCTCTTCAGGACTGACATCTCCAGAGGCTTATTTTCAGCAGGAAGTAGATTAGACTCATACCTGCAGAGGGAGTGTTTCAGAGATATAGGAAATAATGGACCATGACAGGACTCGGAGAAGCAAATGCTGCTGCAAAAATGTGGAGAAACGTAGGTTACACAATTTTCTGACCCATAAAGCTGTTCAGCTTTGAATGGGTCCAGATCTTTACAGAGTTAATCTGCtccaaatatataaaaaaatagatcACTGAAAGATaaattttgagtattttttgggAGAGTAGCTTTTGTCCGTACGGTATGCACTGAACCATTAAACTACAAGCTAAGACaatcaataattaatataaGACCGTCAATATTAAATGCCACAAGTCTATTTGTCAAAACTTATATTTAATATACAAACGCAGCCTTTTGTATGTTAAAGAACATGTGTTCATAAGCatctttaaatgtcttccatGATAGTGTTTCAGGACATTTTTAGCAtgactgtagtgaccactagaTAAATGGAAATCTCAAAAATCTTGTCTGTTATAATCATTAAATGCACAAACCCATACTCATGAGTATTGAAGCTGTCACTGAGTGAAGAAGAGGTAAGTATTACCAGTTCTACATATCAATCAAAGGTCAcctgaaatttttaaaaacacaacactctGTAAAATTTAGCataattttgtttgcattgATTTCAGGAACAAGCTATGAACAACGATTCTCTCTTTTTATAAGcattataaaatgaaaatacaagCTTTGCTTTCTTAAGTATCTAGTAAGAATGCGTCATATAATTATATTAAGTAATGTGCAGAGAGGTTAGTTAGTCTTGGATTTTACTTCTTTATTCTAATGAAAATCAGTATTTATATGTAATAATCACCCATATACCCAGAGTGTTGCTCAAATTTTAGGGTAATTTAGCAGAGTTACAGACATGCAGAGTTGCTGCCTGctctattgtttttatgtttagttttaaatgtataaaaaaatctctaaataaTGTAAGATAAATAACTGATAAGTAGTCTGGCAAAAAAGATGACAGCTGAAGAAACTATGTGACTAATTCACTTGTGCAAATATATGAGCTATTTTGTTCTTTGgtcattatttaaaacacaatcggtgtatgtatatatatatatatatatatatatatatatatatttttttttttttttttttttttttttttgaagagatCTATTTTTGTACTATTTTACAACAGAAAACGAAcatatttggttgtttttcaaaGCCCACATTTGTTCATACTGAGTTAATCTTTTTAAGAAAGACAACATCTATAGATTTCGCCTGTTAACCCTAAACTTCCTCCTGGATGTACCTGGATGGCCTGAATAAGGAGGTTGACTCCACCAACGGGGCAACAGATGTCCCGTCTCCTTCTCTGCCTTCACCTTTCCTCAACTCTTCTACTCGCAGTCGCTCTACGTAGCTCTTAGTTGGGGGTTTGGGTGGCCCGCAGGGTCTGAGGTCACAGTAACTTCCAGCCGTCTCCAACGACTGCGATCGATAGGCGGAATGATGGGCAGGCGAGGAGTGTACCGACTGAGAAGTTTGCGTGGGATATTCTGTGGGAGCGCTGCCGTCCAAGGGGCTGAGCTGAGGGTCGCTGGAACGGCGCATCACGGGGGAGGGAGGGACGACAGCCAGGGCCCGTCCGCCTGAGTGGGCTCTCTGCCTGGTGACTGGATAAAAAGAGAGACGAGCCTTCAACTCTGCAGAAGGCGCCTGTGTGATGgcaatgtattatttatgtgtCGGAGTCTGTCACTTACCAGCACTATACGCAGGAGACAGCGGGGTTTCCCCGACAGGCGACAAGGGGCAGCGGTACTCCTGAATCTGGTCCATACTCATCGCACAATTGCGCATTGCGTCTTTGTGATGGTGAATGGTTGATGGGCTGCGAACGGCATTTTAAAGCTTGCGTTATATGATAGGAGCCATCTTGTTACGAATGTAAATATTCTTTCTTACAGGGTGAGGGAAGAAGGAATGATTTAGTTTGTGAAACGGTCGCAATAAAACtgcatttctgttatttatgaACTACAACAAGGCAGAAGCAGACatgaatttgattttaaaacaggagaaaataatCAGTATCTGAGATTCACCATCCTTAAAAGCaatacaatttttcttttttacaaaaaatttaaaagtctggtttgcatttattttcaacctcttttactctgatagaccaaaataaaatcaagtgcaaACAAATGTCTTCTGAAGTGCCCAAGATCTCCTAAAAGCCATCCACCCTGAGAAGATGGAGCCAAGAGGCCAATtttaactctggaggagctgcagagttaCACAGCTTAGACAAGAGCATCTGACAAAATGGTAATTAGCACAAATGAACTCCACAAATCTAAAGTTCATGGAAGACTAGCAAGAATAAACCCATAATTACTCCTGATGGTAGTTTCCCTCAGGCGATGTGTGGGACtctgcaaacatgcagaagaCAACATGACAGTCAAATGAGATCAAGGTCAAATCTTTTGGCTCACATGCCTTAGATCACCAAAACTGGACGTCATCCTAAGCATATCACCCCTAAAGCAAAACAGTTGCTGCATCACGCTGTGGTGATGCTTTACTCATCAGGATTGGTAGTAAGATGTTTGAAGAAAAATCAAGGATTAACATTTGAGACTCGGGAGAACCAAAGCAAACTCATGTGTTGGACcagcccagtcaaagtccaaaatgTATTTAGTCTATTTGTGTGGACCAAATGATGGTCCACACAaactctccatccaatctgattgAGTCAAAGTTCTTTTGAAAAGAAGATTGGGCAAAGATTTTAGTTTCTAGGTCATACAAAGAGTGCAGACATTTGCAGGTAAGGTGGTTTCAGAGTATTGTCTCATAGAGGcttaaaacaaatgcacactACACTTGTCACATAAGTTAGTAATAAATTTtaaccatgttttgtttttactccatTTCATAATTGGGcattaaatatattctaaataaagtattttgaagtTAAGATTACAATATCACAAAACTTTGGTATCTTGTCTGCTCCTCATTGGTAGATTCACCAAGTTTTAAACGGCTCCATGCCGTTTAAAACTTGCTTCACTGGGTGCAGAAGTGAACAGTTCTCATCACAAAGGGAATTACTACAGGTGTCTGTGAAGTGAAGGGGCTCTAGGAGTGTGGAGGGAACCAGAGCAACACCATTGTTgtcacacacataaacacaaccTGCATTCGGACACAGGCTCCGGCTCTGGCTCAGGTGGGGCCAACGGTGTCTCAACTGGACTGGGGCTGTCTGAATCACTGATTATGtatgcaacataaaaaaatcaataacatttttcacaaagctGCAAAAGAGAGAGGACTGTCAGAGAACATCGGCGTCCGCGCTCTCCTCACCTGTGAGGCATCATCTTTTCTGTCGTCAGCCCGTCCGTCATGGTGACACTTCGACGCTTGATGTACGCCCCCCTCTGGCTGGACGGCGAGTAGGCGGAGCTGTGCTTGCTGTTGGACAGGGCGAAGGTCGCCTCCAAGTAGCGCAGAGGTAGAGTCCTGCTGACGGGACAGTAGATGTGGGCGCCGCTGGACTGCGAGACGGCTTTGCGTTGGCCCACGTAAAAGCGCACAAGCTCCTGAACAGAGTCGAAGCTGTCTGATTCCAACATGTACTGCACCTGAGGAAGACGAGGAAGGAAGGTTTTGTTTTGAACGCTTGCTTAGAACatttattctattctgttctattatTTATGGAGTGAGTAAAATATCTGCGGTTTCTCTTGATCCCCCAATAAAAGCACTGGAATGATCTCATAGCtggtaaaaacacacaaaagaaagaGTAAGCAGGATCGCAGCTGGTCAGCTTTGTACACCTGCACCATGTTAGCAGAGACAACAagacaacaaacacaaaaaaatatcaaatgaaaagagaaatatttatcGTCTTGGCAAAGAAAAACTTTCCAATTCAGCTTAAAATGCAGAACTCTTGTGTCGTTGCTAAAATAAGCAGTTAAACAAGGTGAAGTTTGATAATTTAGGACAGACCTAA contains:
- the sh2d3ca gene encoding SH2 domain-containing protein 3C isoform X1, with amino-acid sequence MSFRKLSFKWFGSLTNISFRRSTDKSDSKASKSKTGDDGECAASAKLSPVVETTLDDLGAMRPRTASYIRSSEDYTHVGTLPRLLMRKRDKSSKAVSSSSKKTKEKSSINRSQSQRPAGDKKEVSQTLIVSLSRTSEVKAEVAADTGLKEVPSAEGAENVPDVTSTDSKTQSEPVEDPTVNQIIHSGHNTASEEVLPPGGSDVVHQLEEKKVLNPEETPVSQEREGTIESDGLELKEDEQKAEMDEGNDIYCLMKPAEIQAEQVQFSKEKYLLESPPEKLRKELEEELKLSPADIRSHGWYHGHIPREVSESLVLRNGDFLVRDSLTNIGDYVLTCRWDNEVLHFKISKVLVKSNETKVQYMLESDSFDSVQELVRFYVGQRKAVSQSSGAHIYCPVSRTLPLRYLEATFALSNSKHSSAYSPSSQRGAYIKRRSVTMTDGLTTEKMMPHSPSTIHHHKDAMRNCAMSMDQIQEYRCPLSPVGETPLSPAYSAVTRQRAHSGGRALAVVPPSPVMRRSSDPQLSPLDGSAPTEYPTQTSQSVHSSPAHHSAYRSQSLETAGSYCDLRPCGPPKPPTKSYVERLRVEELRKGEGREGDGTSVAPLVESTSLFRPSRYESNLLPAENKPLEMSVLKRVKELLGEVDASTAAKHITLVDCKVARILGVTTEMQRMMGVSSGLELLTLPHGHQLRLDLLERFYTMSIMMAVDLLGCTGSTEERAALLHKTIQLAAELKSNLGNMFGFAAVMRALEMPQISRLEQTWVTLRQRHTEGAILYEKKLKPFLKNMNDGKESSVMSSTSFPHILPVLSLLERGAAVGEVLEPWESSEAGVDVVMHHLEAARTIAHHGDIYKTTAETRLQGLQERAEIHEVFQTEFQMRLLWGSRGSEGNQSERYEKFDKVLTALSHKLEPPVRHSEL
- the sh2d3ca gene encoding SH2 domain-containing protein 3C isoform X4, yielding MSFRKLSFKWFGSLTNISFRRSTDKSDSKASKSKTGDDGECAASAKLSPVVETTLDDLGAMRPRTASYIRSSEDYTHVGTLPRLLMRKRDKSSKAVSSSSKKTKEKSSINRSQSQRPAGDKKEVSQTLIVSLSRTSEVKAEVAADTGLKEVPSAEGAENVPDVTSTDSKTQSEPVEDPTVNQIIHSGHNTASEEVLPPGGSDVVHQLEEKKVLNPEETPVSQEREGTIESDGLELKEDEQKAEMDEGNDIYCLMKPAEIQAEQVQFSKEKYLLESPPEKLRKELEEELKLSPADIRSHGWYHGHIPREVSESLVLRNGDFLVRDSLTNIGDYVLTCRWDNEVLHFKISKVLVKSNETKVQYMLESDSFDSVQELVRFYVGQRKAVSQSSGAHIYCPVSRTLPLRYLEATFALSNSKHSSAYSPSSQRGAYIKRRSVTMTDGLTTEKMMPHSDSDSPSPVETPLAPPEPEPEPVSECSPSTIHHHKDAMRNCAMSMDQIQEYRCPLSPVGETPLSPAYSAVTRQRAHSGGRALAVVPPSPVMRRSSDPQLSPLDGSAPTEYPTQTSQSVHSSPAHHSAYRSQSLETAGSYCDLRPCGPPKPPTKSYVERLRVEELRKGEGREGDGTSVAPLVESTSLFRPSRYESNLLPAENKPLEMSVLKRVKELLGEVDASTAAKHITLVDCKVARILGVTTEMQRMMGVSSGLELLTLPHGHQLRLDLLERFYTMSIMMAVDLLGCTGSTEERAALLHKTIQLAAELKSNLGNMFGFAAVMRALEMPQISRLEQTWVTLRQRHTEGAILYEKKLKPFLKNMNDGKESSVMSSTSFPHILPVLSLLERGAAVGEVLEPWESSEAGVDVVMHHLEAARTIAHHGDIYKTTAETRLQGLQERAEIHEVFQTEFQMRLLWGSRGSEGNQSERYEKFDKVLTALSHKLEPPVRHSEL
- the sh2d3ca gene encoding SH2 domain-containing protein 3C isoform X2 encodes the protein MSFRKLSFKWFGSLTNISFRRSTDKSDSKASKSKTGDDGECAASAKLSPVVETTLDDLGAMRPRTASYIRSSEDYTHVGTLPRLLMRKRDKSSKVSSSSKKTKEKSSINRSQSQRPAGDKKEVSQTLIVSLSRTSEVKAEVAADTGLKEVPSAEGAENVPDVTSTDSKTQSEPVEDPTVNQIIHSGHNTASEEVLPPGGSDVVHQLEEKKVLNPEETPVSQEREGTIESDGLELKEDEQKAEMDEGNDIYCLMKPAEIQAEQVQFSKEKYLLESPPEKLRKELEEELKLSPADIRSHGWYHGHIPREVSESLVLRNGDFLVRDSLTNIGDYVLTCRWDNEVLHFKISKVLVKSNETKVQYMLESDSFDSVQELVRFYVGQRKAVSQSSGAHIYCPVSRTLPLRYLEATFALSNSKHSSAYSPSSQRGAYIKRRSVTMTDGLTTEKMMPHSPSTIHHHKDAMRNCAMSMDQIQEYRCPLSPVGETPLSPAYSAVTRQRAHSGGRALAVVPPSPVMRRSSDPQLSPLDGSAPTEYPTQTSQSVHSSPAHHSAYRSQSLETAGSYCDLRPCGPPKPPTKSYVERLRVEELRKGEGREGDGTSVAPLVESTSLFRPSRYESNLLPAENKPLEMSVLKRVKELLGEVDASTAAKHITLVDCKVARILGVTTEMQRMMGVSSGLELLTLPHGHQLRLDLLERFYTMSIMMAVDLLGCTGSTEERAALLHKTIQLAAELKSNLGNMFGFAAVMRALEMPQISRLEQTWVTLRQRHTEGAILYEKKLKPFLKNMNDGKESSVMSSTSFPHILPVLSLLERGAAVGEVLEPWESSEAGVDVVMHHLEAARTIAHHGDIYKTTAETRLQGLQERAEIHEVFQTEFQMRLLWGSRGSEGNQSERYEKFDKVLTALSHKLEPPVRHSEL
- the sh2d3ca gene encoding SH2 domain-containing protein 3C isoform X3 translates to MTERCSLWSALSAAACCFYRGSFMQVQFSKEKYLLESPPEKLRKELEEELKLSPADIRSHGWYHGHIPREVSESLVLRNGDFLVRDSLTNIGDYVLTCRWDNEVLHFKISKVLVKSNETKVQYMLESDSFDSVQELVRFYVGQRKAVSQSSGAHIYCPVSRTLPLRYLEATFALSNSKHSSAYSPSSQRGAYIKRRSVTMTDGLTTEKMMPHSPSTIHHHKDAMRNCAMSMDQIQEYRCPLSPVGETPLSPAYSAVTRQRAHSGGRALAVVPPSPVMRRSSDPQLSPLDGSAPTEYPTQTSQSVHSSPAHHSAYRSQSLETAGSYCDLRPCGPPKPPTKSYVERLRVEELRKGEGREGDGTSVAPLVESTSLFRPSRYESNLLPAENKPLEMSVLKRVKELLGEVDASTAAKHITLVDCKVARILGVTTEMQRMMGVSSGLELLTLPHGHQLRLDLLERFYTMSIMMAVDLLGCTGSTEERAALLHKTIQLAAELKSNLGNMFGFAAVMRALEMPQISRLEQTWVTLRQRHTEGAILYEKKLKPFLKNMNDGKESSVMSSTSFPHILPVLSLLERGAAVGEVLEPWESSEAGVDVVMHHLEAARTIAHHGDIYKTTAETRLQGLQERAEIHEVFQTEFQMRLLWGSRGSEGNQSERYEKFDKVLTALSHKLEPPVRHSEL